From the Microcoleus sp. FACHB-672 genome, one window contains:
- a CDS encoding class I SAM-dependent methyltransferase: protein MNKERAYARNLAKQYNDRGEPTKWFEVLYFEAKSGKAAIPWADLKANPNLVQWLNVNEIQGEGKTALKVGCGLGDDVEELCRRGFNVIGFDISPSAIEWCRNRFPNSTAKYIVTDLLNAPSKWNQSFDFVLESYTLQVLPSSLRQKAISQIASFVASGGQLLVVSRGRDNTDDPGQMPYPLTKNEIMQFVETGLILINFEDYFDEESPPVRRFRAEFKRGSAA from the coding sequence ATGAATAAAGAAAGAGCATACGCCAGAAATCTTGCTAAGCAATACAACGATAGGGGAGAACCTACTAAATGGTTTGAGGTACTTTATTTTGAAGCAAAAAGTGGGAAAGCAGCCATCCCTTGGGCCGATTTGAAAGCGAACCCAAACCTAGTTCAATGGTTAAATGTGAATGAGATTCAAGGGGAAGGAAAAACAGCATTAAAGGTTGGCTGCGGCCTGGGGGATGATGTTGAAGAGTTGTGCCGGCGAGGATTCAACGTCATCGGTTTTGACATCTCGCCTTCAGCAATTGAATGGTGTAGGAATAGATTTCCGAATTCTACGGCTAAGTATATAGTTACTGATTTACTAAATGCGCCCTCCAAATGGAATCAGTCATTTGATTTTGTTTTAGAATCGTATACGCTTCAGGTATTACCCTCATCGCTTCGCCAAAAAGCTATTTCTCAGATTGCCAGCTTTGTTGCTTCTGGAGGGCAATTGCTTGTAGTTAGCCGAGGAAGAGATAATACAGACGACCCTGGACAAATGCCTTATCCACTCACAAAGAATGAGATTATGCAGTTTGTAGAGACAGGTTTGATACTGATAAATTTTGAAGACTATTTTGATGAAGAATCTCCTCCCGTAAGAAGATTCAGAGCGGAATTTAAAAGAGGCAGTGCCGCATAA
- a CDS encoding PAS domain-containing sensor histidine kinase: MLSPKLDRGVDRIGSWQNHPQQSAPPAGSASDNLATNPPENNPLALTLCHVIEQHQKRGEVEKLKRELQASEARFHNLIVNNADGMVIIDRQGNVCFANRAAQALFNRPSAELVGEQFFNRLVAVPNNSEIATEILTSPAANSAAEIQMVQTQLVEIRRKGETPPHKVCIAQLRVVETEWEGQIAHLATLRDTTEHQQTQQALQESNALLKAQQEASPDGILVVGENSKVISHNTRFRQMWEIPEGTLAAGEDQLLYNWVFECLQAPEEFIAKLEYLDAHPEQTSHDEIYLKDGRIFERNSTPAFIPDGRFAGRIWYFRDISKGKPAEAETLQQSEELFRTLFEKAAVGIAIADLKDRRILNSNSALQQMLGYSASELHSKTFSDFTHPDDLAADLRLHRQMIAGKREHFQLEKRFISKQGQVIWSRLSASIAHDRQGKPQFSIGVIENITEHKQASEALQHSEARFRKLSTNIPGAIYQFLLRTDGSVAFPYISAGCVELCGLTREQIQQNGLLLVACIHPDDRQQFEESVALSAQTLQPWQWEGRLLSGDSCKWIQAASRPERTPTGDIVWDGLLMDITERKQAEETLLRVTQAVESASDAISITDATGTPIYHNRAFLNLFEYTVEEMIAAGGPSAICSDPAEAESMISSLQAGLCWSGELTAQSRTGKTMQILLRANAIINKAGEMVGVVGIHTDITERKRSELALRQSEAQLRQQTKQLKRTLQELKTTQSQLIQTEKMSGLGQMVAGIAHELNNPVSFIYGNVAYANDYIHDLLGLVSRYQQRDQARQSEGEADEIAQYAEEINLDFLLEDLPKLLSSLKAGAERIRDLVLSLRNFSRLDEAQMKPVNIHEGIDSTLLILQNRLRAKRTQPAIQVVKEYGELPLVACHAGQLNQVFMNILTNAIDALEEDAEPENSPSGFTASTSPPATIRIHTSLSQTQKSPSKDLARSTSIVIRIADNGAGIPFELQGKLFDPFFTTKPVGKGIGLGLSIAYQIIVEKHGGVINCFSQPGGGTEFVIEIPIHQNIPAASPSI; the protein is encoded by the coding sequence ATGTTAAGTCCTAAACTTGACAGGGGTGTAGATCGAATCGGCAGCTGGCAAAATCATCCACAACAATCGGCACCCCCAGCCGGCTCAGCCTCAGACAATCTAGCGACCAATCCCCCAGAAAACAACCCCTTAGCCCTAACGCTGTGTCATGTCATAGAGCAGCATCAGAAGCGAGGAGAAGTGGAAAAGCTGAAGCGGGAATTGCAAGCAAGTGAAGCGCGTTTCCACAATCTCATCGTCAACAATGCTGATGGCATGGTGATTATAGACCGGCAGGGAAATGTCTGCTTTGCCAACCGGGCTGCACAAGCGCTGTTTAACCGCCCAAGCGCCGAACTTGTGGGAGAACAATTTTTTAACCGGCTCGTTGCTGTGCCCAACAACAGTGAGATCGCCACAGAAATTCTCACCTCCCCAGCCGCAAACAGCGCCGCAGAAATCCAGATGGTGCAAACACAACTGGTAGAAATTCGCCGCAAGGGAGAAACACCCCCGCACAAAGTTTGTATTGCTCAACTGCGCGTTGTAGAAACCGAGTGGGAAGGGCAAATCGCCCACTTGGCAACCCTGCGGGACACCACAGAACATCAGCAAACGCAACAAGCACTGCAAGAAAGCAACGCATTGCTCAAAGCTCAACAAGAAGCATCACCCGACGGAATTTTAGTCGTTGGGGAAAATAGCAAAGTGATCTCCCATAACACCCGCTTTCGCCAGATGTGGGAGATTCCAGAAGGTACACTCGCTGCCGGTGAAGACCAACTTCTGTATAACTGGGTATTCGAGTGCTTGCAAGCACCCGAAGAATTTATCGCTAAGCTAGAGTATCTCGACGCGCATCCAGAGCAAACTAGCCACGATGAGATTTACCTGAAAGATGGGCGCATTTTCGAGCGCAACTCCACACCGGCATTCATTCCAGATGGCAGATTTGCCGGCAGAATTTGGTATTTCCGCGACATCAGCAAGGGCAAACCAGCCGAAGCCGAAACCTTGCAGCAAAGTGAAGAACTGTTCCGCACCCTTTTTGAGAAAGCAGCCGTTGGCATCGCGATCGCAGATCTCAAAGACAGACGGATTCTCAACAGCAATTCCGCATTGCAGCAGATGTTAGGTTACAGCGCCTCAGAACTGCACAGCAAGACGTTCTCAGACTTTACCCATCCAGACGATCTCGCCGCCGATCTTAGACTTCACCGGCAAATGATTGCCGGCAAGCGAGAGCACTTTCAACTAGAAAAGCGCTTCATCAGCAAACAGGGCCAAGTAATTTGGAGCCGGCTGAGTGCTTCAATTGCTCATGATCGTCAAGGCAAACCTCAGTTTTCCATTGGCGTGATTGAAAACATCACTGAACATAAGCAGGCATCAGAAGCCTTGCAACACAGCGAGGCAAGGTTCCGAAAACTCTCAACCAATATTCCGGGGGCAATTTACCAATTCCTGCTGCGAACCGATGGATCTGTTGCGTTTCCCTACATCAGCGCCGGTTGTGTCGAACTTTGCGGCTTAACGCGCGAACAAATTCAGCAAAATGGGCTTCTGCTGGTCGCCTGCATACATCCCGACGATCGGCAGCAGTTTGAAGAATCAGTCGCGCTAAGCGCCCAAACCCTGCAGCCTTGGCAGTGGGAAGGCCGATTGCTGTCGGGAGATTCCTGCAAATGGATTCAAGCGGCATCGCGTCCAGAACGAACCCCCACCGGCGATATTGTCTGGGATGGTTTGTTAATGGACATTACAGAGCGCAAGCAGGCGGAGGAAACCCTGCTGCGCGTTACCCAAGCTGTGGAAAGTGCCAGTGATGCTATTTCCATTACCGATGCCACCGGCACACCCATCTATCACAATCGCGCATTTCTAAATTTGTTTGAATACACCGTGGAAGAAATGATCGCTGCCGGCGGGCCATCTGCAATTTGCTCCGACCCTGCTGAGGCAGAGTCGATGATTTCATCACTGCAAGCCGGTCTTTGCTGGAGTGGGGAATTGACAGCTCAAAGCCGCACCGGCAAGACGATGCAAATTCTCTTACGTGCCAATGCCATTATCAACAAAGCCGGTGAAATGGTGGGAGTGGTGGGCATTCATACCGACATTACCGAACGCAAACGCTCAGAACTTGCCTTGCGCCAGTCAGAAGCTCAGCTAAGACAGCAAACCAAACAGCTTAAGCGCACACTGCAAGAGCTTAAAACAACCCAATCCCAGCTGATTCAAACGGAAAAAATGTCGGGTCTCGGACAAATGGTGGCCGGCATTGCCCACGAACTGAATAACCCCGTTAGCTTTATCTACGGGAATGTTGCTTATGCTAATGACTATATTCACGACTTGCTGGGGTTAGTCTCTCGCTACCAGCAGCGCGACCAAGCCAGACAGAGTGAGGGAGAGGCAGATGAGATTGCCCAATATGCCGAAGAAATCAATCTTGATTTTCTGCTAGAAGATTTACCCAAATTGCTGTCCTCTCTAAAAGCCGGTGCTGAACGCATCCGGGATCTCGTTTTAAGCTTGCGAAACTTTAGCCGCTTAGATGAAGCGCAAATGAAGCCGGTGAATATTCATGAGGGAATTGATAGCACGCTGTTAATTTTGCAAAACCGGCTCAGAGCCAAGCGAACTCAACCGGCAATTCAGGTGGTGAAAGAATATGGTGAACTGCCCCTCGTGGCGTGTCATGCAGGCCAGTTAAATCAAGTATTTATGAACATCCTCACCAACGCCATTGACGCCTTGGAAGAGGACGCAGAACCAGAAAATTCTCCTTCCGGCTTCACGGCGAGCACTTCCCCACCTGCCACGATTCGCATTCACACCTCACTCTCACAAACTCAAAAATCTCCCAGTAAGGACTTAGCACGCAGCACTTCTATCGTCATTCGTATTGCTGATAATGGTGCCGGTATCCCCTTTGAACTCCAAGGCAAACTCTTCGATCCCTTTTTCACAACCAAGCCGGTGGGGAAAGGCATCGGTTTAGGACTTTCCATCGCTTACCAAATTATTGTTGAGAAGCATGGGGGAGTTATAAACTGTTTTTCACAGCCTGGCGGGGGAACAGAGTTTGTCATTGAAATTCCCATTCATCAGAATATCCCAGCAGCAAGCCCATCCATTTAA
- a CDS encoding Uma2 family endonuclease: MIPTTAERLYTFAEYLVYDDGTDNRYELVEGKLTQMNPPTVKHLLIAKFIERVLDAEINRLGLPWLCLREAGVRTGYKKSRLMDVCVVPAELAMESSDHSAVFQLPPLLAVEIVSPESIKRDYRYKRSEYAALEIPEYWIADPIESKISVLILEEGLYEETVFTGHEQIVSQIFPEVSLKLELMLKYGNIGE; this comes from the coding sequence ATGATTCCCACAACTGCCGAACGTCTCTACACTTTTGCAGAATATCTTGTTTATGATGATGGCACAGATAACCGTTATGAACTGGTTGAGGGGAAGTTAACTCAAATGAATCCCCCGACTGTTAAGCATCTTTTGATCGCTAAGTTCATTGAGCGGGTATTAGATGCAGAAATTAACCGTCTTGGTTTGCCTTGGCTATGCTTAAGAGAAGCAGGAGTCAGAACGGGTTACAAAAAATCCAGGTTGATGGATGTTTGTGTTGTGCCGGCAGAATTGGCGATGGAATCGAGCGATCATTCTGCGGTTTTTCAGTTACCTCCGTTATTAGCAGTGGAAATCGTCAGTCCTGAATCAATTAAACGTGACTATCGATATAAGCGTTCTGAGTATGCGGCCTTAGAAATTCCTGAATATTGGATTGCCGACCCGATTGAGTCTAAAATTTCAGTGCTGATACTGGAAGAGGGATTGTATGAAGAAACAGTGTTTACCGGCCATGAGCAAATTGTTTCTCAAATTTTCCCAGAAGTATCTTTAAAACTAGAACTGATGTTAAAATATGGAAATATTGGTGAGTGA
- a CDS encoding SAM-dependent methyltransferase has protein sequence MSTIQTEKILMQIKPFTKLLVACVSLGGLILVGCDQQSQSDPQATETTPQVQTSTTVTTTQTPATATTPATQTQAQNRTPDVPYVPTPQNVVDEMLELAQVKGDDVLYDLGSGDGRIVITAAQKFGTRGTGFDINPKLVQESQANAKTAGVSDKVQFVEKDLFTTDLSKATVVTLYLLPDVNLRLRPKLLKELKPGTRIVSHNYDMGEWKPERVVQVKSPTGQHTLYTWVVPETIPENLR, from the coding sequence ATGTCAACGATTCAAACGGAGAAAATTCTAATGCAGATTAAACCCTTCACAAAATTGCTCGTTGCCTGTGTGAGTCTGGGAGGTTTAATACTGGTAGGATGCGACCAGCAAAGCCAGTCCGATCCGCAAGCTACAGAAACCACGCCTCAAGTTCAAACTTCAACCACGGTAACGACAACGCAAACACCGGCAACAGCAACGACACCGGCAACGCAAACTCAAGCTCAAAATCGCACCCCTGATGTGCCTTATGTGCCAACCCCCCAGAATGTAGTAGACGAAATGCTGGAACTGGCTCAGGTAAAAGGGGATGATGTGCTTTACGATCTCGGCAGTGGTGATGGGCGCATTGTGATTACCGCCGCACAAAAATTCGGCACTCGCGGCACCGGCTTTGATATTAACCCCAAACTGGTGCAGGAAAGTCAAGCAAACGCCAAGACAGCCGGTGTCAGTGATAAGGTGCAATTTGTAGAAAAGGATCTATTTACTACCGATCTCAGCAAGGCAACCGTCGTCACCCTCTACCTACTCCCGGATGTCAATTTAAGGCTGCGCCCCAAGTTGCTTAAAGAACTCAAACCAGGAACTCGCATCGTTTCACACAACTATGATATGGGTGAGTGGAAACCGGAGCGTGTGGTACAAGTAAAAAGTCCGACAGGGCAACACACTCTTTACACCTGGGTTGTGCCGGAAACTATACCGGAAAACTTGCGATAA
- a CDS encoding DUF3370 domain-containing protein has translation MLPFLSTLLFAQTTPPSGMPVPPPAPETQQEIVKPQEVLPLPGQLNSVPVFNSNSPEVVQTEGILLSTFPPTGKQAPAAHLNFPFQGRFDIFAHHIAKAASPEDLRTLYLGVILHNPGTKPVTINVLQAASYLSQPDAPFIELPSFVENPAGTVYAGPGSRVMNEVLRGQRQAEWPARIVIPPGESQMLLNHPIPVRTLEPPINGRSTLMRLQSSGQVYAASLGMFAKQNPDGSERPPSLEEWQQLLETGDLAGPRDKVPTPPEQTTGQIIYGRVAGVARGSAWKAQLSDGAGSPNLTIPQAGEAFSYALSTLPRGQMGTGQVQSAPMIVRYPDTAYHAHGNYGIEYSLTLPLYNASATSQTVTVALETPIKEEQLARGGLRFLEPPARQIFFRGTVRLRYNDDAGLPQTRYVHLVQRRGQQGEPLVQLTLPAGSSRLVRVDFLYPPDATPPQVLTVKTFDN, from the coding sequence ATCCTTCCTTTTTTATCAACTCTGCTGTTCGCCCAAACAACGCCCCCAAGCGGGATGCCTGTTCCCCCACCGGCACCGGAAACTCAACAGGAAATCGTCAAACCCCAGGAAGTGCTCCCCTTACCGGGCCAACTTAACAGCGTGCCGGTTTTCAATAGCAACAGCCCGGAAGTTGTGCAAACCGAGGGAATTTTACTCTCCACCTTTCCCCCCACCGGCAAGCAAGCGCCGGCAGCACACCTCAACTTCCCTTTCCAAGGACGCTTTGACATCTTTGCCCACCACATCGCCAAAGCCGCATCACCCGAAGATTTACGCACTCTCTACTTGGGCGTCATCCTGCACAACCCCGGTACAAAACCTGTAACCATCAATGTGTTGCAAGCTGCCAGCTATCTAAGTCAGCCGGATGCCCCATTTATCGAGTTGCCCTCATTTGTGGAAAATCCTGCCGGCACTGTCTACGCCGGCCCTGGAAGTCGGGTGATGAATGAAGTGCTGCGAGGGCAACGACAAGCCGAGTGGCCGGCTCGAATCGTGATTCCGCCTGGGGAAAGCCAGATGTTACTCAATCATCCCATCCCGGTTCGCACTCTAGAACCGCCGATTAATGGCCGATCAACGTTGATGCGCTTGCAAAGTTCTGGTCAAGTCTATGCCGCTAGCTTGGGGATGTTTGCCAAACAAAACCCTGATGGCAGCGAACGTCCACCCAGCCTGGAAGAATGGCAACAGCTACTTGAAACCGGCGATCTTGCAGGACCGCGCGATAAAGTCCCCACACCTCCAGAACAAACCACCGGCCAAATTATCTATGGGCGCGTTGCCGGTGTTGCGCGAGGTTCCGCATGGAAAGCCCAACTCAGTGATGGTGCCGGCAGCCCCAATCTCACCATTCCTCAAGCCGGTGAAGCCTTTTCCTACGCCCTGAGTACGCTTCCTCGCGGTCAGATGGGCACAGGTCAAGTGCAAAGCGCCCCGATGATCGTGCGTTACCCAGATACCGCTTACCACGCCCACGGCAATTACGGGATTGAATACAGCCTCACTTTGCCTTTATACAATGCCTCTGCTACCTCACAGACCGTCACTGTTGCCTTGGAAACCCCTATCAAGGAAGAACAACTAGCGAGAGGCGGGTTGCGCTTTCTGGAACCGCCGGCCCGCCAAATCTTCTTCCGAGGCACCGTCCGCCTCCGCTACAACGATGATGCCGGTTTACCTCAAACTCGCTATGTCCATCTCGTGCAGCGACGGGGGCAGCAAGGTGAACCCTTAGTGCAGCTAACTCTGCCGGCGGGGAGTAGCCGGTTAGTCCGAGTCGATTTTCTCTATCCTCCTGATGCCACTCCACCCCAAGTGCTGACTGTTAAAACTTTTGATAATTGA
- a CDS encoding Uma2 family endonuclease — translation MSVDATTETIAQTELTAEWQPPMPPTDLIFDDGVPLETNRHRTAMNVLIRSLQQAWAGRQDFFTGGNMFVYYSSTQARNRDFRGPDFFAVLDIDGSYSREGWVVWNEEGRYPNVIVELMSESTAEIDTGIKKDIYERTFRTPDYFVFHPFDPNSLQGWHLDTTQRYQPLAPNERGWLWCEALGFWLGTWEGIVERQPAIWLRFYDQAGNLVLLPEEAAAQQAETAQQQAEVQRQRAERLAARLRELGEDPENL, via the coding sequence ATGTCAGTTGATGCGACAACAGAAACAATAGCCCAAACTGAATTAACCGCAGAGTGGCAACCCCCAATGCCACCCACAGACTTGATATTTGATGATGGAGTCCCCTTGGAAACGAATCGTCACCGCACGGCAATGAATGTTCTGATTCGCTCCTTGCAACAAGCTTGGGCGGGCCGGCAAGACTTCTTCACCGGCGGCAATATGTTCGTTTACTACAGCAGTACCCAAGCCCGAAACCGCGACTTTAGAGGGCCAGATTTCTTTGCCGTGCTGGACATTGATGGATCTTACTCTAGGGAAGGTTGGGTGGTGTGGAATGAAGAGGGGCGTTACCCGAATGTAATCGTCGAGTTGATGTCAGAAAGTACGGCAGAGATAGACACCGGCATCAAAAAAGACATTTACGAACGGACTTTCCGCACACCCGATTACTTTGTATTTCATCCGTTTGATCCGAATTCCTTGCAAGGATGGCATTTGGATACAACCCAACGTTATCAGCCTCTGGCACCGAATGAGCGAGGTTGGCTGTGGTGCGAGGCGTTGGGTTTTTGGTTGGGAACTTGGGAGGGAATAGTAGAGCGACAACCGGCAATTTGGTTACGGTTTTATGATCAAGCCGGCAATCTGGTTTTATTACCGGAAGAAGCGGCAGCGCAACAAGCTGAAACTGCTCAGCAACAAGCTGAAGTACAACGCCAACGGGCTGAGCGTTTAGCAGCTCGATTGCGAGAATTGGGAGAAGATCCAGAGAATTTATAG
- a CDS encoding CAP domain-containing protein codes for MKRQKLPVILALLALTLVGCESVTELLPALPEEWGVPASKPQTPPLAPQSASSDEMETQVRQEINAVREKQGLKPLENQEKLAEVARQYSRKMAKENFFAHVSPDGTTPANRVNSAGIFYWVVGENLFKITNASKPVPYAIKGWMESPGHRENLLRPEYTETGVGVWREGNTYYMTQLFMRSQFSPTDLLR; via the coding sequence GTGAAAAGACAAAAGCTGCCGGTGATCCTGGCATTGCTCGCTCTCACCTTGGTGGGGTGCGAGTCGGTTACAGAATTGTTGCCGGCATTACCAGAAGAATGGGGGGTGCCGGCGAGCAAACCGCAAACACCTCCTCTCGCGCCTCAGTCTGCCAGCAGTGATGAAATGGAAACGCAAGTGCGCCAGGAAATTAATGCAGTCCGCGAAAAACAAGGTTTAAAGCCCTTAGAAAACCAGGAAAAACTGGCAGAAGTCGCTCGCCAATATAGCCGGAAAATGGCGAAGGAAAACTTTTTCGCTCACGTCAGTCCTGATGGCACAACGCCGGCTAACCGTGTTAATTCTGCCGGTATTTTTTATTGGGTAGTGGGCGAAAATCTCTTCAAAATTACCAATGCGTCTAAACCTGTGCCCTATGCTATAAAAGGCTGGATGGAAAGTCCGGGGCATCGGGAGAATCTTTTGCGCCCCGAATACACTGAAACAGGTGTAGGAGTTTGGCGCGAAGGCAATACTTATTACATGACGCAGTTATTTATGCGATCGCAATTTTCACCCACAGATTTACTTAGGTAA